One window of the Anabaena sphaerica FACHB-251 genome contains the following:
- the tadA gene encoding tRNA adenosine(34) deaminase TadA — protein MTNDQLPPEYLKHQKWMNRALELAQVAGDAGEVPVGAVIIDSLGNLIAEGENRKERDKDPTAHAEMIAIRSAAKTWQSWRLDKCTLYVTLEPCPMCAGAIVHARLGTLVYGVDDTKTGAIRTVINIPNSPASNHRLQVVGGILESVCRQQLQTWFAAKRHKHK, from the coding sequence ATGACCAATGACCAGTTACCACCAGAATATCTAAAACACCAAAAATGGATGAATCGCGCCCTAGAATTAGCACAAGTGGCTGGTGATGCTGGTGAAGTTCCTGTAGGTGCAGTGATTATTGACTCATTGGGCAACTTAATTGCCGAAGGGGAAAATAGAAAAGAACGGGACAAAGACCCTACCGCCCACGCTGAAATGATTGCGATTCGGTCAGCTGCGAAAACCTGGCAAAGTTGGCGTTTGGATAAATGCACCCTCTATGTAACTCTCGAACCATGTCCGATGTGTGCCGGTGCCATAGTCCATGCACGTTTGGGGACACTTGTCTATGGAGTGGACGATACCAAAACTGGCGCAATTCGTACTGTTATCAACATACCCAATAGCCCTGCTTCTAATCACCGTTTACAAGTGGTAGGAGGTATTCTAGAATCAGTCTGTCGTCAACAATTACAGACTTGGTTTGCAGCTAAAAGGCATAAGCATAAATAA
- the grxC gene encoding glutaredoxin 3: MLDFLNPLLGRHPERIKANVEIYTWQTCPYCIRAKMLLWWKGVRFTEYKIDGDEAARANMAERANGRRSVPQIFINNQHIGGCDDLYELDTKGQLDPLLIQVTGDS, encoded by the coding sequence ATGCTGGACTTTCTCAACCCCCTTTTAGGTCGCCACCCAGAGCGTATCAAAGCCAACGTAGAAATTTACACTTGGCAAACCTGCCCTTACTGCATCCGCGCCAAAATGCTGCTGTGGTGGAAAGGTGTCAGATTCACCGAATACAAAATTGACGGTGACGAAGCAGCGAGAGCAAATATGGCAGAACGCGCCAACGGCCGCCGCAGTGTCCCCCAAATCTTTATCAATAATCAACATATAGGCGGTTGTGATGACCTGTATGAGTTGGATACCAAAGGTCAACTCGATCCTTTGTTAATTCAGGTGACAGGTGACAGTTGA
- a CDS encoding S8 family serine peptidase — translation MSDTYGGLPQRLSSSNSQTTGVPASSQGVVLQRGGEELMLEKAWERFTIRPTADFSREQLSQVSGGVWRRTIPRAELEVFTVEPSQLEAAMSQARADEKVAFASHVYKFKDNPGTYVYLSDQITIQFATWVDSAKINTIAATFGLIENQPVPGLPNTFIFILSKQATENPLKITNQLQGLSEVLAAEPNIFIQQEPHYKPSDSLYPQQWYLNHNSGNHLGIGSHISVEQAWDITRGVRSVVVAVVDDSFDLNHPDFQGMGKVVAPKDLKENDFLPLPGEKETSHGTACAGIAVAEENGTGIVGVAPGCALMPIRTTGFLDDESIEDIFNWAIDQDASVISCSWGASAVYFPLSLRQKAAITRAATQGRNGKGCVIVFAAGNANRPIDGTINEQNWPKNILQGKTAWLSGFALHPDVIAVSASTSLNKKAAYSNWGANISVCAPSNNAPPGMWFQETGFVYTQPTITTSLSGLGMFTTDQLGAAGYNPGNFTNNFGGTSSATPVVAGVAALILSANPDLTAQQVNRILQETTDKIVDPEADPQLGLRGGTYDSNGHCIWFGYGKVNAAKAVRAAQQLGKVISSVNKQLRGENKSQVPIPDYDKRGISSAIAVNENVTIADIQVTVNIFHAFLGDLEVYLISPHNLQVLLQSRTLGRQTQLERTYTVRSHPVLKQLLSLGARGNWQLQVIDYSPQDVGKLNGWELLIGYGA, via the coding sequence ATGAGCGATACCTACGGTGGGCTACCCCAACGCCTTAGTTCCTCTAATTCTCAAACCACAGGTGTACCCGCAAGCAGCCAAGGAGTGGTTTTGCAACGTGGTGGAGAAGAGTTGATGTTAGAAAAAGCTTGGGAACGCTTTACCATCCGTCCGACTGCTGACTTTTCTCGTGAGCAATTATCTCAAGTGTCTGGGGGAGTTTGGCGGCGCACTATTCCCAGAGCAGAACTAGAAGTATTCACTGTTGAACCTAGCCAGTTAGAAGCAGCTATGTCTCAAGCACGGGCTGACGAAAAGGTTGCTTTTGCTAGTCATGTTTACAAGTTTAAAGATAATCCAGGCACTTATGTTTATTTAAGTGATCAAATCACAATTCAATTTGCTACTTGGGTGGACTCTGCCAAGATTAATACCATAGCTGCCACATTTGGCTTAATTGAAAATCAACCAGTTCCAGGGCTACCTAATACATTCATCTTTATCCTTAGCAAACAAGCCACAGAAAATCCCCTCAAAATTACTAACCAGTTGCAAGGACTTTCAGAAGTTTTAGCTGCTGAACCCAATATTTTTATTCAACAGGAACCACATTATAAACCTAGTGACTCTCTATATCCCCAGCAATGGTATCTCAACCATAATAGCGGTAATCATTTGGGGATTGGTTCACATATTTCTGTAGAACAAGCTTGGGATATTACTCGCGGTGTGCGTTCTGTGGTAGTAGCAGTTGTGGATGATTCTTTTGATTTGAATCACCCAGATTTTCAAGGTATGGGTAAAGTTGTTGCTCCTAAAGATTTGAAAGAAAATGATTTTTTACCTTTACCTGGGGAAAAAGAAACTAGTCACGGTACTGCTTGTGCGGGGATAGCTGTGGCTGAAGAAAACGGCACAGGAATTGTTGGTGTTGCTCCTGGTTGTGCCTTAATGCCAATTCGCACAACTGGATTTTTAGATGATGAATCTATTGAGGATATATTTAATTGGGCAATTGATCAAGATGCAAGTGTCATTTCTTGTAGTTGGGGAGCTTCCGCTGTTTATTTCCCTTTATCTTTGCGCCAAAAGGCAGCCATTACTCGTGCTGCTACCCAGGGACGTAATGGTAAAGGATGTGTGATTGTGTTTGCTGCTGGTAATGCTAACCGTCCCATTGATGGGACTATAAATGAGCAAAATTGGCCAAAGAATATTTTACAAGGAAAGACAGCTTGGTTAAGTGGTTTTGCTCTTCATCCAGATGTAATTGCGGTTTCTGCATCTACAAGTTTGAATAAAAAAGCTGCTTATAGTAATTGGGGAGCGAATATTTCTGTCTGCGCTCCTAGTAATAATGCTCCTCCGGGAATGTGGTTTCAAGAAACAGGTTTTGTTTACACACAACCGACAATTACTACTTCTCTTTCTGGCTTGGGAATGTTTACTACGGATCAACTGGGAGCAGCTGGTTATAACCCTGGTAATTTTACTAATAACTTTGGTGGTACTTCAAGTGCGACTCCTGTAGTTGCAGGGGTAGCAGCTTTGATTTTATCAGCTAATCCTGATTTGACGGCTCAACAAGTGAACCGCATTTTACAAGAAACGACTGATAAGATTGTTGATCCTGAAGCCGATCCGCAATTGGGTTTGCGTGGGGGTACTTATGATAGTAATGGTCATTGTATCTGGTTTGGTTATGGTAAAGTGAATGCAGCGAAAGCTGTACGTGCAGCGCAACAGTTAGGTAAAGTCATATCAAGCGTCAATAAACAACTCAGGGGTGAAAATAAAAGCCAAGTTCCGATTCCTGATTATGATAAAAGGGGAATTAGCAGTGCGATCGCTGTTAATGAAAATGTCACTATTGCAGATATTCAAGTAACAGTTAATATCTTTCACGCTTTTTTAGGAGATTTAGAAGTTTATTTAATTTCTCCTCATAATCTTCAAGTTTTATTACAAAGTCGAACTTTGGGAAGACAGACTCAGTTAGAAAGGACTTATACAGTGCGATCGCATCCCGTTTTAAAACAATTACTGTCTTTAGGAGCTAGGGGAAATTGGCAATTACAAGTTATTGATTATTCACCTCAAGATGTGGGTAAATTGAATGGTTGGGAATTGCTAATAGGATATGGAGCATAA
- a CDS encoding BolA family protein yields the protein MITPQQVEEMIKAELPDAQVQVQDLTGGGDHYQVTVVSSQFAGKGLVQQHQLVYGALRQAMSTEAIHALALKTSTPEASQATN from the coding sequence ATGATTACTCCGCAGCAGGTTGAGGAAATGATCAAGGCGGAACTGCCAGACGCACAAGTTCAGGTGCAAGACTTGACTGGTGGTGGTGATCACTATCAGGTGACAGTAGTTTCATCGCAGTTTGCAGGCAAGGGACTGGTACAACAACACCAGTTAGTTTATGGTGCGTTGCGGCAAGCTATGTCAACTGAAGCCATTCATGCCTTGGCTCTCAAAACATCTACTCCCGAAG
- a CDS encoding lysophospholipid acyltransferase family protein — MMEFYSASTKSQSQLTNTSVNPQVASSTSRVSPWLTPLAYCLGHNVVIPLFFGNIDIRGQENIPKNGPVIFAPTHRSRWDSLLLPYATGRYVTGRDMRFMVTSSECQGIQGWFVLRMGGFPVDTQRPAIATLRHTVDLMVQGEMLVIYPEGGIYRDGKVQPLKSGISRLALNAESIHPGLEIKIIPVGINYSQPYPNWGTDVNIHIGEPIKVADYINGCLKQNAKHLTADLTNKLQQLSHQQSEITSHSFAEMPNS; from the coding sequence ATGATGGAATTTTACTCTGCTTCTACCAAATCTCAATCCCAATTAACAAATACCTCAGTAAATCCCCAGGTGGCTTCTAGCACGTCGCGGGTTTCTCCTTGGTTAACTCCTTTGGCCTATTGTTTGGGACATAACGTAGTTATACCGTTGTTTTTTGGTAATATTGACATCAGGGGTCAAGAAAATATCCCCAAAAATGGACCTGTTATTTTTGCACCTACCCACCGTTCTCGTTGGGATTCTTTACTGTTACCCTACGCTACAGGTCGTTATGTCACTGGTCGAGATATGCGATTTATGGTGACAAGTAGTGAGTGTCAAGGGATACAAGGCTGGTTTGTTCTCCGCATGGGGGGTTTTCCGGTAGATACTCAACGTCCAGCGATCGCCACTTTGCGCCATACAGTAGACTTAATGGTACAAGGAGAAATGTTAGTTATTTATCCCGAAGGTGGCATTTATCGGGATGGAAAAGTTCAACCCTTGAAGTCGGGTATTTCTCGTTTAGCTTTAAATGCTGAATCTATTCACCCTGGGTTAGAGATAAAAATTATACCCGTTGGCATCAACTACAGTCAACCTTATCCCAATTGGGGTACAGATGTGAATATTCACATTGGCGAACCTATCAAAGTTGCAGATTATATCAATGGTTGTTTAAAACAAAACGCTAAACACCTGACCGCAGATTTAACAAATAAATTACAACAATTAAGCCATCAACAATCAGAAATAACCTCTCATTCCTTTGCAGAAATGCCCAATTCTTAA
- the glpX gene encoding class II fructose-bisphosphatase, producing MENTLGLEIIEVVEQAAIASSKWMGKGEKNTADEVAVEAMRERMNKIHMRGRIVIGEGERDEAPMLYIGEEVGICTQPDAKNFCNPDELVEIDIAVDPCEGTNLVAYGQNGSMAVLAISEKGGLFAAPDFYMKKLAAPAAARGHVDINKSATENLKILSECLNRAVEELVVVVMDRPRHKDLIQEIRTAGARVRLISDGDVSAAISCAFAGTNIHALMGIGAAPEGVISAAAMRCLGGHFQGQLIYDPEVVQTGLIGESREGNLARLAEMNITDPDKIYNSDELASGNTVLFAACGITPGTLMDGVRFFHGGARTQSLVISSQSKTARFVDTVHLFEEPKVIQLR from the coding sequence GTGGAAAATACACTTGGGTTAGAGATTATTGAAGTAGTTGAGCAAGCAGCGATCGCCTCCTCGAAGTGGATGGGTAAAGGCGAAAAGAATACTGCTGACGAAGTAGCAGTAGAAGCTATGCGGGAACGGATGAACAAAATCCATATGCGTGGTCGCATCGTTATCGGCGAAGGCGAACGCGATGAAGCTCCCATGCTTTACATTGGTGAAGAAGTCGGTATCTGTACTCAACCAGATGCAAAAAATTTCTGTAACCCTGATGAATTGGTAGAAATTGACATTGCGGTTGACCCTTGCGAAGGTACTAACCTGGTTGCTTATGGTCAAAATGGCTCCATGGCAGTTTTGGCAATTTCCGAAAAAGGCGGTTTATTTGCTGCTCCTGACTTCTACATGAAGAAACTTGCAGCACCAGCAGCTGCTAGAGGTCATGTTGATATCAACAAGTCAGCTACAGAAAACCTGAAAATCCTTTCTGAGTGCTTAAACCGTGCTGTTGAAGAATTGGTAGTAGTAGTGATGGATCGTCCCCGTCACAAAGACCTGATTCAGGAAATTCGCACCGCTGGAGCAAGAGTCAGACTGATCAGTGATGGTGACGTTTCTGCTGCTATCTCTTGCGCTTTCGCCGGTACTAACATTCATGCCTTGATGGGCATTGGTGCTGCACCAGAAGGTGTAATTTCTGCTGCGGCTATGCGTTGCTTGGGTGGACACTTCCAAGGACAATTGATTTACGATCCAGAAGTGGTACAAACAGGTTTGATTGGTGAAAGCAGAGAAGGTAATCTTGCCCGTTTGGCAGAAATGAACATCACTGATCCAGACAAGATATACAATTCTGACGAATTAGCTTCTGGTAATACAGTGCTATTTGCAGCTTGCGGTATCACCCCCGGAACTCTGATGGATGGTGTGCGTTTCTTCCACGGTGGTGCTAGAACTCAAAGCTTGGTTATTTCCAGCCAATCTAAAACTGCTCGCTTTGTAGATACAGTTCACTTATTTGAAGAACCCAAGGTTATCCAACTCCGGTAG